A genomic region of Micropterus dolomieu isolate WLL.071019.BEF.003 ecotype Adirondacks linkage group LG11, ASM2129224v1, whole genome shotgun sequence contains the following coding sequences:
- the ktn1 gene encoding kinectin isoform X4 gives MAVDIYDSQYLLILAPSLVIALMFLFFWLFMKETSYDEVLARQKRDLKVPPSKPDTRKKNEKKKSKKKESASGSGGGGGESEEDLRDFDVTDGATSSAVEVEEEPAPVATPAPPTPTPYVPVSVSPESSVGLRERKKKEKKAAKAAAAAAAATTRSSEEPEVNGSKPVGRKTEPPLTASKQSSPLSAQLEVQVQVQATQAPVQGQTPPQISGKKKEKKKQKAEPVEDQQPEIKAEQCPVLVKKEAPIVAETKVLDGAAPSATSGKKKNSAKKQKTEHVDEADSAAPANHQAAHNDDITSKGSGKKQKNETDKENTEMKLKELLSGLSSLALSEAEAVSVITLLREKSPNALDAWHKSAARNDPAAQERERLLTTLQEEASIAKDKVKQLSQELQVEKQKTGRVEAVMREQRAAMEKELGSMQGKAQGSCQELQTMQIKFLQVREQLESQITRLQQENGILRDAVSTATNQMESKNSAELNKLRSEYASLMKELAENNGKLQQEEHQRKSLEVSYKQNVSQLEAQLQDAKRRWEELQNFLHNVNAEREKLQASNQELHSQLLALETEMNNKNKEFQTLHGSLTDAMVSKERLEQRVRELMEMTQHSMPDDSLQARVQELMNENKSLQVQNESMQAQISSQATHVAHIEEIQKLLAEKELQRKSLEDSLNAERSSGASRETNMQALHNENMSLKAEIQNLQAQISDQTASQLALDQFQISCREKEETIKTVHGLLENRLIEVANKDEELKAVREEKEALKQEMEAIKRKTEEQASSELTVEELRSKIQEKDMMLKSMEEMLQAAQDSSSFREKTVESLQQQLAALQAEIEQLRQKEPPEELSSTVAQLEEVQAQLLVKDQEIQMLQGELEARTSELSETMEQMHQQQSHTAVPSPELLTALSEKDKQVSDLQGELVELRDSLELHRKKNNENQTALEVCQAECREVLHRLLPNVPLPSEQNHHEWLHRFERAVAESLAEQSTPASGDSKELAEKLKEAEETQRILQKDCETYKKVLAETEGILQRLQSSVEQEESRWKVKLELSQRELREMNQKVTALEQEIERLTDGAELENMRREKQHLESELERAECESATYVTEVRELKDLLTELQTRLDGSYTEAFRQNEELNLLKTQLTETLSKLETEENERQKVAGDLYKAQQSLDLIQGELSKVTDHADDLIENSSLTSQTEEIDRKEKMTAGLNQTVRELQQLLQAVSRQLAKRQEGETDKDLPMV, from the exons ATGGCGGTGGATATCTACGACTCTCAGTACCTGCTCATCCTGGCCCCTTCCCTGGTCATCGCCCTCATGTTCCTCTTCTTCTGGCTCTTCATGAAGGAAACCTCCTACGACGAGGTGCTGGCCAGGCAGAAACGCGACCTCAAGGTACCACCATCCAAGCCAGACACCCGGAAGAAgaatgaaaagaagaagagcaagAAGAAGGAGAGTGCCAGCGGAAGTGGCGGTGGTGGAGGAGAGTCTGAAGAAGATCTTCGGGATTTTGACGTGACTGATGGTGCCACCAGCTCCGCTgtggaggtagaggaggagccTGCACCAGTGGCTACACCAGCTCCACCAACACCTACTCCCTATGTGCCTGTGTCAGTGTCACCAGAGTCCTCTGTCGGtctgagggagagaaagaagaaggagaaaaaggcAGCCaaggcggctgctgctgctgccgcagCTACAACCCGGTCTTCTGAGGAGCCAGAAGTGAATGGCTCAAAGCCAGTCGGCCGCAAGACTGAGCCACCACTGACTGCAAGCAAACAGTCCAGCCCTCTTTCTGCTCAGCTTGAGGTTCAGGTCCAGGTCCAAGCCACTCAGGCTCCTGTTCAGGGTCAGACACCACCCCAGATCTCCgggaagaagaaggagaagaagaaacaaaaagcagAGCCTG TGGAAGATCAGCAGCCAGAGATCAAGGCCGAGCAGTGTCCAGTTCTGGTCAAGAAGGAAGCTCCTATTGTGGCTGAAACCAAAGTTTTGGACGGTGCAGCCCCAAGTGCTACCAGTGGCAAGAAGAAGAACTCTGCTAAGAAGCAGAAGACTGAGCATG TAGATGAAGCCGACTCAGCAGCTCCTGCCAATCACCAGGCAGCCCATAATGACGATATTACATCCAAAGGGAGTGGCAAGAAACAGAAGAATGAGACTGACAAAG AGAATACGGAGATGAAGCTGAAGGAGCTGCTGTCTGGTCTGTccagcctggctctgtcagaAGCCGAGGCTGTCAGTGTGATTACTCTCCTCCGAGAGAAGAGCCCCAATGCCTTGGATGCCTGGCACAAA TCTGCAGCTAGGAATGACCCAGCTGCACAGGAACGGGAGAGACTTCTCACAACTCTGCAGGAGGAGGCCTCCATTGCTAAGGACAAAGTGAAACAGCTCAGCCAG GAGCTTCAGGTTGAGAAGCAAAAGACCGGCCGGGTGGAGGCCGTGATGAGAGAGCAACGTGCAGCCATGGAGAAAGAGCTGGGAAGCATGCAGGGCAAAGCACAAGGCAGCTGCCAGGAGCTCCAGACCATGCAGATTAAG TTCCTGCAGGTGAGGGAGCAGCTGGAAAGCCAGATCACTCGACTGCAGCAGGAGAACGGCATCCTGAGGGACGCGGTCAGCACTGCCACCAACCAGATGGAGAGCAA GAATTCAGCAGAGCTGAACAAGTTACGTTCTGAGTACGCCAGTCTGATGAAAGAGCTGGCAGAAAACAACGGCAAGCTGCAGCAGGAAGAGCACCAGAGGAAGTCACTGGAGGTCAGCTACAAGCAGAACGTGTCCCAGCTGGAG GCCCAACTGCAGGATGCTAAGCGACGTTGGGAAGAACTGCAGAATTTCCTCCACAATGTCAAcgctgagagagagaaacttcAGGCCTCAAATCAAG AGCTCCACAGCCAGCTGCTGGCATTGGAGACGGAGATGAACAACAAGAACAAGGAGTTCCAGACCCTACATGGCAGCCTGACTGACGCCATGGTCTCAAAGGAGCGCCTGgagcagagagtgagagagcttATGGAGATGACCCAGCACAGTATGCCTGATGACTCACTGCAGGCCCGGGTTCAG gagcttatgaatgaaaacaaaagtcttCAGGTCCAGAATGAGAGCATGCAGGCCCAGATCTCTTCACAG GCCACCCATGTCGCCCACATTGAGGAGATACAGAAGCT ATTGGCTGAAAAGGAGTTGCAGAGGAAGAGTCTGGAGGATTCTCTAAATGCTGAGCGGAGCAGCGGGGCCAGTAGAGAGACTAACATGCAG GCCTTGCACAATGAGAACATGTCACTGAAGGCAGAGATTCAGAATCTGCAGGCACAGATTTCCGATCAG ACTGCCTCCCAGCTGGCTTTGGACCAGTTTCAGATAAG TTGCCGGGAGAAGGAGGAGACCATAAAAACCGTACATGGCCTGCTGGAGAACAGGCTGATTGAGGTGGCCAACAAAGACGAAGAGCTCAAG GCTgtaagagaagagaaagaggcaCTAAAACAAGAAATGGAGGCCattaagagaaagacagaagagcaG GCATCATCAGAGTTGACAGTGGAAGAACTCCGGAGCAA GATCCAAGAGAAAGACATGATGCTAAAATCAATGGAGGAGATGCTACAGGCAGCACAAGACAGCAGCTCGTTCAGAGAGAAGACAGTCGAG TCTCTGCAGCAGCAGTTGGCTGCCCTGCAGGCAGAGATAGAACAGCTGAGACAGAAGGAGCCGCCAGAAGAGCTGAGCAGTACTGTTGCCCAGCTCGAAGAAGTCCAGGCTCA GCTATTGGTGAAGGATCAGGAGATCCAGATGTTGCAGGGTGAGCTTGAGGCGAGGACGAGCGAGCTGAGCGAGACGATGGAGCAGATGCATCAACAG CAGTCCCACACAGCAGTGCCGAGCCCAGAGCTTCTTACAGC GTTGTCAGAGAAGGACAAGCAGGTCTCAGATCTGCAGGGTGAGCTGGTTGAGCTGAGAGACTCCCTGGAGCTTCATAGAAAGAAGAACAAC GAGAACCAAACAGCACTTGAAGTGTGTCAGGCCGAGTGTCGAGAAGTTCTGCACAGACTTCTGCCCAATGTGCCTCTGCCCAGTGAGCAG AACCATCACGAGTGGCTCCACAGATTTGAGAGGGCAGTAGCTGAAAGCTTAGCTGAACAATCCACCCCTGCATCAGGGGACTCTAAG GAATTGGCTGAGAAGCTGAAAGAAGCTGAGGAAACCCAAAGGATTCTACAGAAAGACTGTGAGACATACAAGAAGGTTTTGGCAGAGACG GAGGGCATCCTGCAGCGCCTCCAGAGCAGCGTGGAGCAGGAGGAGTCTCGCTGGAAGGTGAAGCTGGAGCTATCGCAGAGAGAGCTCAGAGAG ATGAACCAAAAAGTCACAGCTCTGGAGCAAGAGATTGAGAGACTAACTGATGGAGCAGAGTTGGAAAAT ATGAGAAGAGAAAAGCAGCACTTGGAATCTGAGTTGGAGAGGGCGGAGTGCGAGAGTGCCACCTATgtgacagaggtcagagag CTCAAAGATCTGTTGACTGAATTGCAGACCAGACTTGATGGGTCATATACAGAAGCTTTCAGACAGAATGAGGAGCTGAATTTG CTGAAAACCCAACTCACTGAGACGCTGTCCAAGCTGGAGACGGAAGAGAACGAGAGGCAAAAGGTGGCTGGTGACCTTTATAAG GCCCAGCAGTCTCTTGATCTGATCCAGGGGGAGCTATCAAAAGTGACAGACCACGCTGATGACCTGATAGAGAATAGCAGTCTGACGTCACAGACA GAAGAGATTGACAGAAAGGAGAAAATGACAGCAGGACTGAACCAAACAGTCAGAGAACTGCAGCAGCTGCTACAAGCAGTCAGCCGGCAACTCGCCAAGCGACAGGAAGGG GAGACTGACAAAGATCTGCCCATGGTTTAg
- the ktn1 gene encoding kinectin isoform X2: MAVDIYDSQYLLILAPSLVIALMFLFFWLFMKETSYDEVLARQKRDLKVPPSKPDTRKKNEKKKSKKKESASGSGGGGGESEEDLRDFDVTDGATSSAVEVEEEPAPVATPAPPTPTPYVPVSVSPESSVGLRERKKKEKKAAKAAAAAAAATTRSSEEPEVNGSKPVGRKTEPPLTASKQSSPLSAQLEVQVQVQATQAPVQGQTPPQISGKKKEKKKQKAEPVEDQQPEIKAEQCPVLVKKEAPIVAETKVLDGAAPSATSGKKKNSAKKQKTEHVDEADSAAPANHQAAHNDDITSKGSGKKQKNETDKENTEMKLKELLSGLSSLALSEAEAVSVITLLREKSPNALDAWHKSAARNDPAAQERERLLTTLQEEASIAKDKVKQLSQELQVEKQKTGRVEAVMREQRAAMEKELGSMQGKAQGSCQELQTMQIKFLQVREQLESQITRLQQENGILRDAVSTATNQMESKNSAELNKLRSEYASLMKELAENNGKLQQEEHQRKSLEVSYKQNVSQLEAQLQDAKRRWEELQNFLHNVNAEREKLQASNQELHSQLLALETEMNNKNKEFQTLHGSLTDAMVSKERLEQRVRELMEMTQHSMPDDSLQARVQELMNENKSLQVQNESMQAQISSQATHVAHIEEIQKLLAEKELQRKSLEDSLNAERSSGASRETNMQALHNENMSLKAEIQNLQAQISDQTASQLALDQFQISCREKEETIKTVHGLLENRLIEVANKDEELKAVREEKEALKQEMEAIKRKTEEQASSELTVEELRSKIQEKDMMLKSMEEMLQAAQDSSSFREKTVESLQQQLAALQAEIEQLRQKEPPEELSSTVAQLEEVQAQLLVKDQEIQMLQGELEARTSELSETMEQMHQQSHTAVPSPELLTALSEKDKQVSDLQGELVELRDSLELHRKKNNELREKNWSAMEALSATESMLQGKLSKAVKENQTALEVCQAECREVLHRLLPNVPLPSEQNHHEWLHRFERAVAESLAEQSTPASGDSKELAEKLKEAEETQRILQKDCETYKKVLAETEGILQRLQSSVEQEESRWKVKLELSQRELREMNQKVTALEQEIERLTDGAELENMRREKQHLESELERAECESATYVTEVRELKDLLTELQTRLDGSYTEAFRQNEELNLLKTQLTETLSKLETEENERQKVAGDLYKAQQSLDLIQGELSKVTDHADDLIENSSLTSQTEEIDRKEKMTAGLNQTVRELQQLLQAVSRQLAKRQEGETDKDLPMV; encoded by the exons ATGGCGGTGGATATCTACGACTCTCAGTACCTGCTCATCCTGGCCCCTTCCCTGGTCATCGCCCTCATGTTCCTCTTCTTCTGGCTCTTCATGAAGGAAACCTCCTACGACGAGGTGCTGGCCAGGCAGAAACGCGACCTCAAGGTACCACCATCCAAGCCAGACACCCGGAAGAAgaatgaaaagaagaagagcaagAAGAAGGAGAGTGCCAGCGGAAGTGGCGGTGGTGGAGGAGAGTCTGAAGAAGATCTTCGGGATTTTGACGTGACTGATGGTGCCACCAGCTCCGCTgtggaggtagaggaggagccTGCACCAGTGGCTACACCAGCTCCACCAACACCTACTCCCTATGTGCCTGTGTCAGTGTCACCAGAGTCCTCTGTCGGtctgagggagagaaagaagaaggagaaaaaggcAGCCaaggcggctgctgctgctgccgcagCTACAACCCGGTCTTCTGAGGAGCCAGAAGTGAATGGCTCAAAGCCAGTCGGCCGCAAGACTGAGCCACCACTGACTGCAAGCAAACAGTCCAGCCCTCTTTCTGCTCAGCTTGAGGTTCAGGTCCAGGTCCAAGCCACTCAGGCTCCTGTTCAGGGTCAGACACCACCCCAGATCTCCgggaagaagaaggagaagaagaaacaaaaagcagAGCCTG TGGAAGATCAGCAGCCAGAGATCAAGGCCGAGCAGTGTCCAGTTCTGGTCAAGAAGGAAGCTCCTATTGTGGCTGAAACCAAAGTTTTGGACGGTGCAGCCCCAAGTGCTACCAGTGGCAAGAAGAAGAACTCTGCTAAGAAGCAGAAGACTGAGCATG TAGATGAAGCCGACTCAGCAGCTCCTGCCAATCACCAGGCAGCCCATAATGACGATATTACATCCAAAGGGAGTGGCAAGAAACAGAAGAATGAGACTGACAAAG AGAATACGGAGATGAAGCTGAAGGAGCTGCTGTCTGGTCTGTccagcctggctctgtcagaAGCCGAGGCTGTCAGTGTGATTACTCTCCTCCGAGAGAAGAGCCCCAATGCCTTGGATGCCTGGCACAAA TCTGCAGCTAGGAATGACCCAGCTGCACAGGAACGGGAGAGACTTCTCACAACTCTGCAGGAGGAGGCCTCCATTGCTAAGGACAAAGTGAAACAGCTCAGCCAG GAGCTTCAGGTTGAGAAGCAAAAGACCGGCCGGGTGGAGGCCGTGATGAGAGAGCAACGTGCAGCCATGGAGAAAGAGCTGGGAAGCATGCAGGGCAAAGCACAAGGCAGCTGCCAGGAGCTCCAGACCATGCAGATTAAG TTCCTGCAGGTGAGGGAGCAGCTGGAAAGCCAGATCACTCGACTGCAGCAGGAGAACGGCATCCTGAGGGACGCGGTCAGCACTGCCACCAACCAGATGGAGAGCAA GAATTCAGCAGAGCTGAACAAGTTACGTTCTGAGTACGCCAGTCTGATGAAAGAGCTGGCAGAAAACAACGGCAAGCTGCAGCAGGAAGAGCACCAGAGGAAGTCACTGGAGGTCAGCTACAAGCAGAACGTGTCCCAGCTGGAG GCCCAACTGCAGGATGCTAAGCGACGTTGGGAAGAACTGCAGAATTTCCTCCACAATGTCAAcgctgagagagagaaacttcAGGCCTCAAATCAAG AGCTCCACAGCCAGCTGCTGGCATTGGAGACGGAGATGAACAACAAGAACAAGGAGTTCCAGACCCTACATGGCAGCCTGACTGACGCCATGGTCTCAAAGGAGCGCCTGgagcagagagtgagagagcttATGGAGATGACCCAGCACAGTATGCCTGATGACTCACTGCAGGCCCGGGTTCAG gagcttatgaatgaaaacaaaagtcttCAGGTCCAGAATGAGAGCATGCAGGCCCAGATCTCTTCACAG GCCACCCATGTCGCCCACATTGAGGAGATACAGAAGCT ATTGGCTGAAAAGGAGTTGCAGAGGAAGAGTCTGGAGGATTCTCTAAATGCTGAGCGGAGCAGCGGGGCCAGTAGAGAGACTAACATGCAG GCCTTGCACAATGAGAACATGTCACTGAAGGCAGAGATTCAGAATCTGCAGGCACAGATTTCCGATCAG ACTGCCTCCCAGCTGGCTTTGGACCAGTTTCAGATAAG TTGCCGGGAGAAGGAGGAGACCATAAAAACCGTACATGGCCTGCTGGAGAACAGGCTGATTGAGGTGGCCAACAAAGACGAAGAGCTCAAG GCTgtaagagaagagaaagaggcaCTAAAACAAGAAATGGAGGCCattaagagaaagacagaagagcaG GCATCATCAGAGTTGACAGTGGAAGAACTCCGGAGCAA GATCCAAGAGAAAGACATGATGCTAAAATCAATGGAGGAGATGCTACAGGCAGCACAAGACAGCAGCTCGTTCAGAGAGAAGACAGTCGAG TCTCTGCAGCAGCAGTTGGCTGCCCTGCAGGCAGAGATAGAACAGCTGAGACAGAAGGAGCCGCCAGAAGAGCTGAGCAGTACTGTTGCCCAGCTCGAAGAAGTCCAGGCTCA GCTATTGGTGAAGGATCAGGAGATCCAGATGTTGCAGGGTGAGCTTGAGGCGAGGACGAGCGAGCTGAGCGAGACGATGGAGCAGATGCATCAACAG TCCCACACAGCAGTGCCGAGCCCAGAGCTTCTTACAGC GTTGTCAGAGAAGGACAAGCAGGTCTCAGATCTGCAGGGTGAGCTGGTTGAGCTGAGAGACTCCCTGGAGCTTCATAGAAAGAAGAACAAC GAGCTTCGGGAGAAAAACTGGAGTGCAATGGAAGCTCTGTCAGCCACCGAGTCCATGCTTCAAGGGAAACTCAGCAAAGCTGTCAAG GAGAACCAAACAGCACTTGAAGTGTGTCAGGCCGAGTGTCGAGAAGTTCTGCACAGACTTCTGCCCAATGTGCCTCTGCCCAGTGAGCAG AACCATCACGAGTGGCTCCACAGATTTGAGAGGGCAGTAGCTGAAAGCTTAGCTGAACAATCCACCCCTGCATCAGGGGACTCTAAG GAATTGGCTGAGAAGCTGAAAGAAGCTGAGGAAACCCAAAGGATTCTACAGAAAGACTGTGAGACATACAAGAAGGTTTTGGCAGAGACG GAGGGCATCCTGCAGCGCCTCCAGAGCAGCGTGGAGCAGGAGGAGTCTCGCTGGAAGGTGAAGCTGGAGCTATCGCAGAGAGAGCTCAGAGAG ATGAACCAAAAAGTCACAGCTCTGGAGCAAGAGATTGAGAGACTAACTGATGGAGCAGAGTTGGAAAAT ATGAGAAGAGAAAAGCAGCACTTGGAATCTGAGTTGGAGAGGGCGGAGTGCGAGAGTGCCACCTATgtgacagaggtcagagag CTCAAAGATCTGTTGACTGAATTGCAGACCAGACTTGATGGGTCATATACAGAAGCTTTCAGACAGAATGAGGAGCTGAATTTG CTGAAAACCCAACTCACTGAGACGCTGTCCAAGCTGGAGACGGAAGAGAACGAGAGGCAAAAGGTGGCTGGTGACCTTTATAAG GCCCAGCAGTCTCTTGATCTGATCCAGGGGGAGCTATCAAAAGTGACAGACCACGCTGATGACCTGATAGAGAATAGCAGTCTGACGTCACAGACA GAAGAGATTGACAGAAAGGAGAAAATGACAGCAGGACTGAACCAAACAGTCAGAGAACTGCAGCAGCTGCTACAAGCAGTCAGCCGGCAACTCGCCAAGCGACAGGAAGGG GAGACTGACAAAGATCTGCCCATGGTTTAg